Below is a genomic region from Thunnus albacares chromosome 4, fThuAlb1.1, whole genome shotgun sequence.
TCAAGAGAGCCATGAAGAAATACCCGGAGGAGATTGTCCACATAGAGAACGGGCGGGGCCAGACCCTCAAGGAGGTGTTTGAGTCTATGAACCTGACAGCCTTCGACCTGAGTGTGGACACTCTGGATATGCACGCGGTGAGGAATGGCAGCAACAGTTCAAATATCTAACTATTTAAAAAGAAGCATATTTTGTATAGATAAAAAAATTCGATTtgactggattttttttctcaacaggACCGTAACACCTTCCATCGGTTCGACAAGTTCAATGCCAAATACAACCCGATTGGAGAATCCATCCTCAGAGAGATCTTCATCAAGACTGACAACCACATTGAAGGAAAATACTTTGCACACATAGTCAAGGTATGGAAAAAGTCATATACAATTGTTTTAACACcaaaaattacaatatataCACAAACTGATACATCAATATCCTTTGTCATTATTTATCCAGGAAGTGATGTATGACTTGGAGGAGAGCAAGTACCAGAACTCTGAGCTACGTCTGTCCATCTATGGCCGCTCCAGAGACGAATGGGACAAGCTGGCCCAGTGGGCTGTCAAACATCGAGTGTACTCTCATAATGTGCGCTGGCTTATCCAGGTGCCTCGGCTTTTGTAAGTAACACCCCAACTTGCTTTACTTTGAAGCTGAGATGTGCAGCATTTAACCTCTAGGTGTGATATTGATGAGAGTAATTCAAGAAGAAATTGTCAGAGCATGTTGTATACCAGGTGTTTTTGTAGAATCTGAGGACACAAATCTGTTCCAGAAATATATGAACATAACATAAAATGGCAGTTTTGCAAGATAAAAGGTTCTGTActgagtgaaccaaaacaaaaaatgaaattgtttgTGAGTGATATGATtcagtctgtgttttgtgttatgTTCCTGTCTCGGGTGATACGAACACATCATAAGAAAAGCTAGCTCTTGTTCGTGGTCCCAGCCCACGTTAGAggaaacaaactaaaaaacaagcaataaaaaaaaaaacatttaagtaatATAAACGTGCATTATCCCCTTACAGTGAaatctacatacagtatgaaataGATTCTCATaagttttacaaaaacaaatgatctTTGTAGTAACAAATTGTGTCACTGTTCTATATGCTATATATAGCTGTTTGTATCTTATTATAACAATCTCCATCTTTCCAGTGACGTGTACCACACAAAGAAGCAGCTGGCTAATTTCCAGGAGATGCTGGAGAACATCTTCATGCCTCTGTTTGAAGTCACGATCAACCCGCGCAGTCATCCTGAGCTGCATCTCTTCCTGCAGCATGTGAGTCACTCCACAAGAAATCCAAGCCATCGTGATGATTCACACTTAAAGAgactgattgtttttttgttgttattatttgtttgtCAATAGGTGGTAGGCTTTGACAGCGTAGATGATGAGTCCAAACCCGAGCACCACATTTTCAATCTTGACAGTCCGCTGCCAGTGAACTGGACAGAAGAGGACAACCCACCCTACTCCTACTACCTCTACTACACCTATGCCAACATGACTGTGCTCAACCACCTGCGAAGGTACAGTATGGGGCAGCTGTACGCTTTTATAACACATGCGAATCTTTGATccttcatttcaacaaaacaaatacaaaataaacaagattttaattcatttttaaaaatacatttgtctaAAACAGGAGGCGAGGCTTCCATACGTTTGTGCTGCGACCTCACTGTGGGGAGGCGGGGCCGATCCACCACCTGGTGTCAGGTTTCATCTTATCAGAGAACATCTCCCACGGCCTGCTGCTCAGAAAGGTCAGGACAACTTACGGGATTGTTTCCAGACGACTGTTGTGGAAATGTTTGGCTTTTACATGTTGAAATACTGTTGAATGTTGTTCTTATAATTGCTTTTCTGTGTAACATTCAAAAAGCGTATCTGGAAAAAATCAGGAGGCTTTATCAGGCTTAAAATAGCTTAAAAAGGGTTAACACAATATCATGCACACCTGGACACATACAGTGCAATCTAATATAATATCAGTGCAGTGAATGCAACCTTTCAGGttcttaattttaaatttttgttgAGACTTTGTCAGAGAGGAATTAATTCATTCAATTCATGGCAATTTTTGGTGACAATGTTGTATTGGATTGGACTGCATTATCTCTTGGGAAGCGGCAAGTGAGGCACAAATTATTGGGTCCACCTTGGCTTTCACTGATAGGTGTAAATTGACTTGATGCAGCAGGGCTGAGCAAAACAAGGCTGCCAGTCTACTGCTGAAGTCTGAGGCAAAGTACTCGCATCACAAAGTGGCTGTAGCTTGCAGCTGTATTTACTtatttgtgtctctttcattgtccctccctctctctctttgataTCCTTCAGGCCCCGGTGCTGCAGTATCTTTATTACCTGGCTCAAATTGGCATTGCCATGTCACCACTGAGTAACAACAGCCTGTTCCTCAGTTACCACCGCAACCCGCTGCCAGAGTACCTGTCAAGAGGCCTCATGGTCTCTCTGTCCACTGATGATCCCCTTCAGTTCCACTTCACCAAGGTCAGTATGACCATTTATTCACGcctgccaaatgaataaatgtacgTTTCTCTGGATCTACACATGGCTTACATTGAAGGTACAAAGTGCAAAAAGATCATTGGACGTGACAAGgatgaaatgacatttttcttggtttgtgtgtgtgtgtaatgtgtgtgtttgtttgggcCCAGGAGCCTCTGATGGAGGAGTACAGCATTGCCACTCAAGTCTGGAAGCTGAGTTCCTGTGACATGTGTGAGCTGGCAAGAAACAGTGTTCTCATGAGCGGGTTTTCACACAAGGTAAAGTAGTATAGagattattttgtgtatttaatcTGTTGACATAGTTAATCCCTGTATGTGACACAGTCtttgcattgttttctgttGAACCCTTCAATGTGTCCCCATTGAATCAAGCTAAAATAATTATTGCTCAAAATTTACCAACAATTCTCTGTTGCAAACATGTCCAATAGTTCTGTcagattttatattttccttctgttttttaCTTGTATCTCTGAGGTTCCCACTCATATATCTTCTCCTGACTTCAGGCCAAAAGCTACTGGTTGGGCCCCAACTATTCCAAGGAGGGTCCTGTGAGTAATGACATCCGTCGTACCAACGTCCCTGACATCCGTGTGGCATACCGCAGTGAGACGCTCTCCGAGGAGCTTCAGCTCATCACTCAAGCTGTACGCACAGAAGAGCTGGACACCATTGATGAGGAGGACACTCTGTCCATGGGCCCTCTCCCAGGACGCCACTGAAATCACAATCAATTAGTCCTCGTCCAGTGAATCCCCAATCCTGTGGTCCACCCAGCATGACACTGAAGAGCCGTGGTGTGGGAGCAAATCTGCTGTCTGTTCATCCTACTTACAGTATTAACACCCCTAATCATCACTATATAAGTTATGCCGCATACTGACAGCCACACCACTACCAAAAAGCCAAGGATATGGTGCTGCCAGtgttcttctatttcttgtgagtcattttaatgttgtaggaGAGGATTCTAACTCCATTTATGGTTTAATTTTGATTAGAGGTTTTCCCCAACTCTTTTCCTATAATGCGTTGGAAAAGAGTTTCTATTGTTCTCTGTGACATGTCCGCTGTCAGTCAGCACGATGCAGGTTAGAGGGGATGACCTgacaagaaaacaacagcagggAAACACTAGAAGTCAGTGCTAAAGCCATTAAATGATGCTTGTGATGTTATTCAGTGATATGTTTCACCAGATATATTACACAGCATGTAGTATCTCTGCAGTATCTGTGTACCACAGACACTAACAACCAGCACATTTCAACTTTCTTAACTGCAAACCTGCTCTGAACGTTGCTTCCACTATACAGTCATGCTGCTTAACCAATGCATCTATCATCTTCATTATACAAACGTATAATGAAGGAATAGAGATGCAGTTTTATTAGAATAACACAGTGGTGTTGTTGGTGAAGGTTGAACGTACCTACACAACAAACGTTGACACGTTTCATCTTTTAAGCCACTTCAGGGTGACTTAAAGCGTATATATGATATGACCGAATCAGTGAGTCCTAAAAATAAGAGGGAAATAGCTTCTTTCTGAATGCTGCAGTACTGACGATCAACCATGAATGGAGCTTGGTGTGGTTTCAGATCATTTATTTGCCAAATTGCACACACAGCATTATTCCTCCCTGATTTAAATGAGCTCAGAAatgcacagagaagagagaaacagagagaagcagactTTCTGTGGTTGACTGCAAACATTCCATGATGCAAATGATACTTTTtagctgaaaatgaaatgagttCCAGTAAATATAGGAATGTATTGTGGTTTGATGGTATATTTCTGAGGTAGAGGAGATAATAGGAGGGAAAATGTGCATTGTGGATTTTAaccacagctttttttttgggCACATGGATCTATTCACCATCATCCAAGGAAAACACCCGTGTACCTTTACCTCACTGTGGCCATGAAGATGTGGACCCTCTGTACCTGCTTAGGGCCCTGACCACACTCGTTCTTTCCCTGGTGGACAAACTAGAAAGTCGTGGCGTTTTTTTCCCTTTGCATGCAGTGCACTGTACATATGCACCAAGACTTCACAGTGCCTTTTCATTCTTAGCTTTTGGGCACTGCATGCCTGTCTCTATTCAAGCCGTTTTCATGTAtaaactttatgtttttatcaccTGCAACAAGTATTGCATCTTTTTTCCTCAGTGGTAAAGGCCTCTGTGCTGTTTTATCCACACCAATGGAACTGAGACCACCTGGCTGCATGCTTGGTGTAAAATAGCTTTTACCTTGGCCTTCGTTTGAGGAGgaaccttgattttttttttctgattctcTGCTTATAAGTGCtttttgcatgcatgcatgaatAATGAATGGCAGGAGAGAATGGGTTGTTTA
It encodes:
- the LOC122980157 gene encoding AMP deaminase 2-like isoform X5; protein product: MEEKYKEIAEELFTRSMAESEMRSAPYEFPEDSPIEQLEERRHRLERQISQDIKLEPEILLRAKQDFMKIDSAADLELMKEASVDTVDDGFKEKEMPMEREYQRVSISGEEKCGVPFTDLVDAAKCVVKALFIREKYINRSMQSFCKTTAHALQDLGMTPLEQGIYDDIPETPVDADAPVHPPVSETHPYDNQDPVNMPADTGYGCKMVDGVVHVYTKKTNMDKSSELDLPYPDLKEYIADMNVMMALIINGPVKSFCYRRLQYLSSKFQMHILLNEMKELAAQKKVPHRDFYNIRKVDTHIHASSCMNQKHLLRFIKRAMKKYPEEIVHIENGRGQTLKEVFESMNLTAFDLSVDTLDMHADRNTFHRFDKFNAKYNPIGESILREIFIKTDNHIEGKYFAHIVKEVMYDLEESKYQNSELRLSIYGRSRDEWDKLAQWAVKHRVYSHNVRWLIQVPRLFDVYHTKKQLANFQEMLENIFMPLFEVTINPRSHPELHLFLQHVVGFDSVDDESKPEHHIFNLDSPLPVNWTEEDNPPYSYYLYYTYANMTVLNHLRRRRGFHTFVLRPHCGEAGPIHHLVSGFILSENISHGLLLRKAPVLQYLYYLAQIGIAMSPLSNNSLFLSYHRNPLPEYLSRGLMVSLSTDDPLQFHFTKEPLMEEYSIATQVWKLSSCDMCELARNSVLMSGFSHKAKSYWLGPNYSKEGPVSNDIRRTNVPDIRVAYRSETLSEELQLITQAVRTEELDTIDEEDTLSMGPLPGRH
- the LOC122980157 gene encoding AMP deaminase 2-like isoform X4 codes for the protein MSGDLCGASGPKPLKPQRSLPGTPLSHYPIDLRTSMEEKYKEIAEELFTRSMAESEMRSAPYEFPEDSPIEQLEERRHRLERQISQDIKLEPEILLRAKQDFMKIDSAADLELMKEASVDTVDDGFKEKEMPMEREYQRVSISGEEKCGVPFTDLVDAAKCVVKALFIREKYINRSMQSFCKTTAHALQDLGMTPLEQGIYDDIPETPVDADAPVHPPVSETHPYDNQDPVNMPADTGYGCKMVDGVVHVYTKKTNMDKSSELDLPYPDLKEYIADMNVMMALIINGPVKSFCYRRLQYLSSKFQMHILLNEMKELAAQKKVPHRDFYNIRKVDTHIHASSCMNQKHLLRFIKRAMKKYPEEIVHIENGRGQTLKEVFESMNLTAFDLSVDTLDMHADRNTFHRFDKFNAKYNPIGESILREIFIKTDNHIEGKYFAHIVKEVMYDLEESKYQNSELRLSIYGRSRDEWDKLAQWAVKHRVYSHNVRWLIQVPRLFDVYHTKKQLANFQEMLENIFMPLFEVTINPRSHPELHLFLQHVVGFDSVDDESKPEHHIFNLDSPLPVNWTEEDNPPYSYYLYYTYANMTVLNHLRRRRGFHTFVLRPHCGEAGPIHHLVSGFILSENISHGLLLRKAPVLQYLYYLAQIGIAMSPLSNNSLFLSYHRNPLPEYLSRGLMVSLSTDDPLQFHFTKEPLMEEYSIATQVWKLSSCDMCELARNSVLMSGFSHKAKSYWLGPNYSKEGPVSNDIRRTNVPDIRVAYRSETLSEELQLITQAVRTEELDTIDEEDTLSMGPLPGRH